From Aerosticca soli, a single genomic window includes:
- the thiE gene encoding thiamine phosphate synthase: protein MTFPDRGLYAITDGPRKDPVAAAAAALAGGARLLQYRDKSADVARRLDEVRALKRLCDAHEVPLIVNDDIALAKATDAAGVHLGEHDADPVAARAVLGPRAIIGVSCYDSLERARAAVAAGASYVAFGAFFASPTKPQARRATLDLLRHTATLGVPRVAIGGITLDNAPRLIEAGADYLAVISALFGAADVTATARRFAGLYAPSFPGKLVDDEQP, encoded by the coding sequence ATGACCTTTCCCGACCGCGGTCTTTATGCCATCACCGACGGCCCACGCAAGGATCCCGTCGCGGCAGCCGCCGCGGCTCTGGCGGGCGGCGCGCGCTTGCTGCAGTACCGCGACAAGTCCGCCGATGTCGCCCGTCGACTGGACGAGGTGCGGGCACTGAAACGGCTGTGCGATGCGCATGAGGTGCCGCTCATCGTCAACGACGACATCGCGCTGGCCAAAGCCACCGATGCCGCTGGTGTGCATCTTGGCGAACACGATGCCGACCCGGTCGCCGCGCGCGCGGTGCTCGGCCCGCGCGCGATCATCGGCGTGTCCTGCTACGACTCACTCGAGCGCGCGCGCGCAGCGGTCGCGGCCGGCGCGAGCTATGTCGCCTTCGGGGCTTTTTTTGCCTCACCGACCAAGCCTCAGGCACGCCGCGCAACCCTGGACCTTCTGCGGCACACCGCCACGCTCGGGGTGCCGCGGGTAGCGATCGGCGGCATCACCCTAGACAATGCGCCACGGCTGATCGAGGCCGGTGCCGACTACCTGGCCGTGATCTCCGCCCTGTTCGGCGCAGCGGACGTGACCGCGACCGCGCGGCGCTTCGCCGGACTCTATGCCCCTTCCTTCCCAGGAAAACTTGTCGACGATGAACAACCATGA
- the hemL gene encoding glutamate-1-semialdehyde 2,1-aminomutase, translating to MNNHELFQRALRLMPGGVNSPVRAFKSVGGEPFFTARAEGAYLWDVEGRRYIDYVGSWGPMIAGHNHPHVRAAVERAVRDGLSFGTPCPAEVRMAETLVRLVPSIDMVRMVNSGTEATMAAIRLARGATGRAKIVKFEGCYHGHGDSFLVKAGSGALTFGVPTSPGVPSAAADLTLTLPYNDLEAARALFAEQGKEIAALIIEPVAGNMNCIPPVEGYLQGLRELCTQHGALLIFDEVMTGFRVALGGAQALYGVQPDLTTLGKVIGGGMPVGAYGGRRELMEQIAPAGPIYQAGTLSGNPVAMAAGLAMLELVQEPGFFDALAARTRRLCEGLQRLADAAGVPFSTHAVGGMFGLFFARGPVRSYAQATAADIVLFNRFFHGMLKRGVFLAPSAFEAGFLSSAHSDQDVDDTLQAAREAFEEARAG from the coding sequence ATGAACAACCATGAGCTTTTTCAACGCGCCCTGCGACTGATGCCGGGCGGGGTCAATTCGCCGGTGCGCGCATTCAAGTCGGTGGGCGGCGAGCCGTTCTTCACCGCCCGCGCCGAGGGCGCCTATCTCTGGGACGTGGAAGGCCGTCGCTACATCGACTACGTCGGCTCATGGGGGCCGATGATCGCCGGCCACAACCATCCGCATGTGCGCGCCGCAGTCGAACGCGCGGTACGCGATGGGCTTTCCTTCGGCACGCCATGCCCGGCCGAGGTGCGCATGGCGGAGACCCTGGTTCGACTCGTGCCGTCCATCGACATGGTGCGCATGGTCAACTCGGGAACCGAGGCGACGATGGCCGCGATCCGGCTGGCCCGCGGCGCTACCGGCCGCGCCAAGATCGTGAAGTTCGAGGGTTGCTATCACGGTCACGGAGACAGTTTTCTGGTCAAGGCCGGTTCCGGCGCGCTCACTTTCGGCGTCCCGACTTCGCCCGGTGTCCCCAGCGCAGCCGCGGATCTCACCCTGACCCTGCCCTACAACGACCTCGAAGCCGCGCGTGCCCTGTTCGCCGAACAGGGCAAAGAGATCGCCGCCCTGATCATCGAGCCGGTTGCCGGCAACATGAACTGCATCCCGCCGGTGGAGGGCTATCTGCAGGGCTTGCGCGAGCTGTGCACGCAGCACGGCGCGCTGCTCATCTTCGACGAGGTGATGACCGGCTTCCGCGTCGCGCTGGGCGGCGCGCAAGCGCTTTACGGCGTGCAGCCGGATCTCACCACGCTCGGCAAGGTCATCGGTGGCGGCATGCCGGTGGGCGCCTACGGCGGTCGACGCGAACTGATGGAACAGATCGCGCCGGCCGGCCCGATCTATCAGGCCGGCACCTTAAGCGGCAATCCGGTGGCGATGGCGGCGGGGCTGGCGATGCTGGAGCTGGTGCAGGAGCCGGGCTTTTTTGACGCGCTCGCCGCGCGCACGCGCCGCCTCTGCGAGGGGCTGCAGAGACTCGCCGATGCCGCCGGCGTGCCATTCAGCACACATGCGGTGGGCGGCATGTTCGGTCTGTTCTTCGCCCGAGGCCCGGTGCGCAGTTACGCGCAAGCCACCGCTGCCGACATCGTGCTGTTCAACCGCTTCTTCCACGGCATGTTGAAGCGCGGCGTCTTCCTGGCACCGAGCGCCTTCGAGGCCGGATTCCTGTCCAGCGCGCATTCGGACCAGGACGTTGACGATACGCTGCAAGCCGCCCGCGAGGCGTTCGAGGAGGCACGTGCCGGATGA